One genomic region from Natrinema caseinilyticum encodes:
- a CDS encoding pantoate kinase has protein sequence MREEATAFVPGHITGFFSAHPDEDPTRAGSRGAGLTLTDGVELTVEPATGDESTVVLDGTEIDVEPVTTVLETLDATARVEAESELPLGAGFGVSGALALGTALAANRVFERTLSMNELVTIAHGAEVQAGTGLGDVVAQAHGGVPIRLEPGGPQNNQLDAIPERARVEYVSFGGLSTADVLSEDTDQLTAAGREALARIVEEPTLLSFVYASRLFARDADLLTERVTETIADVSDVDGQASMAMLGETVFALGTGLSDAGYDPSVCATHPAGAMLR, from the coding sequence ATGCGTGAGGAGGCGACGGCGTTCGTACCCGGACACATCACCGGCTTTTTCAGCGCTCACCCGGACGAGGATCCGACCAGAGCCGGTTCCCGAGGTGCGGGACTGACGCTGACGGACGGTGTCGAATTGACGGTCGAACCAGCGACAGGAGACGAATCGACCGTCGTACTCGACGGGACTGAAATCGACGTCGAACCGGTGACGACCGTTCTCGAGACGCTCGACGCGACCGCACGCGTCGAGGCCGAATCCGAGTTACCGCTGGGGGCGGGATTCGGCGTCTCGGGTGCGTTGGCGCTCGGGACGGCGCTCGCGGCGAACCGGGTGTTCGAGCGCACGCTCTCGATGAACGAACTCGTGACGATCGCCCACGGCGCGGAGGTACAGGCGGGGACCGGGCTCGGCGACGTGGTCGCGCAGGCTCACGGCGGCGTCCCGATCCGCCTGGAGCCCGGCGGTCCACAGAACAACCAACTGGACGCGATTCCGGAGCGGGCGCGCGTGGAATACGTTTCGTTCGGCGGACTGTCGACGGCCGACGTCCTCTCCGAGGACACGGACCAGCTGACGGCCGCCGGGAGGGAGGCCCTCGCCAGGATCGTCGAGGAGCCGACCCTTCTGTCGTTCGTGTACGCCTCACGGCTGTTCGCCCGCGATGCGGACCTGCTTACCGAGCGCGTCACGGAGACGATCGCCGACGTGTCGGACGTCGACGGCCAGGCCTCGATGGCCATGCTCGGGGAGACCGTGTTCGCGCTCGGGACGGGGCTGTCCGACGCCGGCTACGACCCGTCCGTCTGTGCGACCCATCCGGCCGGTGCCATGTTGCGGTAG